One Thermodesulfobacteriota bacterium DNA segment encodes these proteins:
- a CDS encoding ABC transporter ATP-binding protein encodes MLLSVENLRVRYGAVEALHGVSFHVEEGEIVTLIGANGAGKSTSLLSICRTPPPDGPRVTSGEIRLRGESLLRTEPHRIVAAHKTALVPEGRRIFGNLTVWENLELATYSRKGDPRVGRDYERVFELFPRLKEREKQRSESLSGGEQQMLAVGRALMSGCTFLLLDEPSMGLAPLLKYELFRNLKRLNQEDGITLLLVEQNAMLALHLAHRGYVLDTGEIAAQGTSAELLGNPEVKRAYLGG; translated from the coding sequence ATGCTGCTCTCGGTGGAGAACCTGCGGGTCCGGTACGGGGCGGTGGAGGCCCTCCACGGGGTGAGCTTCCACGTGGAGGAGGGGGAGATCGTCACCCTCATCGGGGCCAACGGGGCGGGCAAGAGCACCTCGCTCCTGAGCATCTGCCGCACCCCGCCCCCCGACGGCCCCCGGGTGACGAGCGGCGAGATCCGCCTGCGGGGGGAGAGCCTGCTCCGAACCGAGCCCCACCGGATCGTGGCGGCGCACAAGACCGCGCTGGTGCCCGAGGGGCGCCGGATCTTCGGGAACCTCACGGTGTGGGAGAACCTGGAGCTCGCCACCTACTCCCGCAAGGGCGACCCGCGGGTGGGGCGGGACTACGAGCGGGTGTTCGAGCTCTTCCCGCGCCTCAAGGAGCGGGAGAAGCAGCGCAGCGAGTCCCTGAGCGGGGGCGAGCAGCAGATGCTCGCGGTGGGGCGCGCCCTCATGTCGGGGTGCACGTTCCTGCTCCTGGACGAGCCCTCCATGGGACTCGCGCCGCTGCTCAAGTACGAGCTCTTCCGCAACCTGAAGCGCCTCAACCAGGAAGACGGCATCACCCTGCTGCTGGTGGAGCAAAACGCCATGCTCGCGCTCCACCTGGCCCACCGGGGCTACGTGCTCGACACCGGCGAGATCGCAGCCCAGGGCACCAGCGCCGAGCTCCTGGGCAATCCCGAGGTGAAGCGGGCGTACCTGGGGGGTTAG
- a CDS encoding branched-chain amino acid ABC transporter permease, giving the protein MLELLLQNLLNALQWGSFYALIALGYTLVYGVLLLINFAHGDIFMVGAYIAFFVATFLLGSFGVIPGLPGWAVLAATIPLTMILTACVGVSLERVAYRPLRRKGANRLYVVITALMCGLILENGNLALLGASRRRFPPLVEETVYTVGGVSFTNLKLAVIATAVAVFWLLHTIVTRTKIGMAMRAISYDKFAVPLMGIPIDTVIVSTFVLGSSMAGLAGILFAMSYPVLDPYMGALIGWKAFIAAVVGGIGDIRGAFLGGFLLGAVEILVVAFFPSTFRDLFAFTVLLMILSLKPTGLFGVAKTTKI; this is encoded by the coding sequence GTGCTCGAGCTCCTGCTCCAGAACCTCCTCAACGCCCTCCAGTGGGGCAGCTTCTACGCCCTCATCGCGCTCGGCTACACGCTCGTCTACGGGGTGTTGCTGCTCATCAACTTCGCCCACGGCGACATCTTCATGGTGGGCGCCTACATCGCCTTCTTCGTGGCGACGTTCCTCCTGGGCTCCTTCGGGGTCATCCCCGGCCTCCCGGGCTGGGCGGTGCTCGCGGCGACGATCCCGCTGACCATGATCCTGACGGCCTGCGTCGGGGTCTCCCTGGAGCGGGTGGCCTACCGGCCGCTGCGCCGCAAGGGGGCCAACCGGCTCTACGTGGTCATCACGGCCCTCATGTGCGGCCTCATCCTGGAAAACGGCAACCTCGCCCTGCTGGGGGCGAGCCGGCGCCGCTTCCCCCCCCTCGTCGAGGAGACCGTCTACACCGTGGGAGGGGTGAGCTTCACGAATCTCAAGCTCGCGGTCATCGCGACGGCGGTGGCCGTCTTCTGGCTCCTCCACACCATCGTCACCCGCACCAAGATCGGGATGGCCATGCGCGCCATCTCCTACGACAAGTTCGCCGTGCCCCTCATGGGGATCCCCATCGACACGGTCATCGTGTCCACCTTCGTCCTGGGCTCTTCCATGGCCGGCCTGGCGGGGATCCTCTTCGCCATGTCCTACCCGGTGCTCGACCCTTACATGGGGGCGCTGATCGGGTGGAAGGCCTTCATCGCGGCGGTGGTGGGTGGGATCGGGGACATCCGGGGGGCGTTCCTGGGAGGCTTTCTCCTGGGGGCGGTGGAGATCCTGGTGGTGGCCTTCTTCCCGTCCACCTTCCGGGACCTCTTCGCCTTCACCGTGCTCCTGATGATCCTCTCCCTGAAGCCCACGGGGCTCTTCGGGGTGGCGAAGACGACCAAGATCTGA
- a CDS encoding ABC transporter ATP-binding protein — MPTLQIRNLTHFFGGLCALSNLDIAVEERQLFGLIGPNGAGKTTVFNLVSGFYQPSQGQVLFEGRSTAGLKPHQVTALGVARTFQNIRLWKDLTVLDNIRISQHHRLGYGLLDTLLRTRRYGRRERELEDYARELLEVMKLSDVAHDFPKNLPYGLQRKVELARALSVQPKLLLLDEPAAGLNSSDVDELIRLVQWIHRKFEVTIWMIEHHMDVVMQLCSRITVIDFGQTIAEGTPEEIQRNPAVIEAYLGNAEI; from the coding sequence ATGCCGACCCTCCAGATCCGCAACCTGACCCACTTCTTCGGGGGGCTGTGCGCCCTGTCGAACCTCGACATCGCGGTCGAGGAGCGCCAGCTCTTCGGGCTCATCGGCCCCAACGGGGCGGGCAAGACCACGGTCTTCAACCTGGTGAGCGGTTTCTACCAGCCGAGCCAAGGGCAGGTGCTCTTCGAGGGGCGCAGCACCGCGGGGCTCAAGCCCCACCAGGTCACCGCGCTCGGCGTCGCCCGCACCTTCCAGAACATCCGGCTCTGGAAGGACCTGACCGTGCTCGACAACATCCGCATCTCCCAGCACCACCGGCTAGGCTACGGGCTGCTCGACACGCTGCTCCGCACCCGCCGCTACGGCCGCCGGGAGCGGGAGCTCGAAGACTACGCCCGGGAGCTCCTGGAGGTGATGAAGCTCTCCGACGTCGCCCACGACTTCCCCAAGAACCTGCCCTACGGGCTCCAGCGCAAGGTGGAGCTCGCCCGGGCCCTCTCCGTCCAGCCCAAGCTCCTGCTGCTGGACGAGCCCGCCGCCGGGCTCAACAGCTCCGACGTGGACGAGCTCATCCGGCTCGTCCAGTGGATCCACAGGAAGTTCGAGGTCACGATCTGGATGATCGAGCACCACATGGACGTGGTGATGCAGCTGTGCTCGCGCATCACGGTGATCGACTTCGGGCAGACCATCGCCGAGGGCACCCCGGAGGAGATCCAGCGCAACCCGGCGGTGATCGAGGCCTACCTCGGGAACGCGGAGATCTGA
- a CDS encoding branched-chain amino acid ABC transporter permease: MKRATMPAALAALLAALVFLASAEFLDQYTQTVLMFMGVNVILAASLNLVNGYMGEFSCGHGGFMAVGAYVASVLSVWLFATDRVFGPPVLPPEWALYGFPLILLAGGAAAAVAGLLVAIPSFRTRGDYLAIITLAANYIFISAIENMDAIGGPRGFMGMKRVVNTMGETLDLPWMLVWVFLSTVATIWVLRRFVYSTYGRGVSAISQDEVAAEILSVNTNKMKLIAFMLSSGLAGIAGGLFGHIVGYVNPGSFTILKSTEVLVMVYLGGMGSLSGSVMSAILFTLLLEALRPLQIIKWVVIPLVLIILMQFRPEGILGNREFSDVFPRLRRLYSFK; this comes from the coding sequence ATGAAACGCGCCACCATGCCCGCCGCCCTGGCCGCCCTCCTCGCGGCGCTCGTGTTCCTGGCCTCGGCGGAGTTCCTGGACCAGTACACACAGACCGTGCTCATGTTCATGGGCGTCAACGTCATCCTGGCGGCCAGCCTGAACCTGGTGAACGGGTACATGGGGGAGTTTTCCTGCGGGCACGGGGGCTTCATGGCGGTGGGGGCCTACGTGGCGTCGGTGCTGAGCGTGTGGCTCTTCGCCACCGACCGGGTCTTCGGTCCCCCCGTGCTGCCCCCCGAGTGGGCGCTCTACGGGTTTCCCCTGATTCTGCTCGCGGGCGGCGCCGCGGCGGCCGTGGCGGGCCTGCTGGTGGCGATCCCGTCGTTTCGCACCCGGGGAGACTACCTGGCCATCATCACGCTCGCGGCCAACTACATCTTCATCAGCGCCATCGAGAACATGGACGCCATCGGCGGCCCCCGGGGCTTCATGGGGATGAAGCGGGTGGTGAACACCATGGGGGAGACCCTGGACCTGCCCTGGATGCTGGTGTGGGTGTTCCTCTCCACCGTGGCGACGATCTGGGTGCTGCGCCGCTTCGTCTACTCCACCTACGGGAGGGGCGTCTCGGCCATCTCCCAGGACGAGGTGGCCGCCGAGATCCTGAGCGTGAACACCAACAAGATGAAGCTCATCGCCTTCATGCTCTCCTCGGGCCTGGCGGGGATCGCCGGGGGGCTCTTCGGCCACATCGTGGGGTACGTGAACCCGGGCTCGTTTACGATCCTCAAGTCCACCGAGGTGCTGGTGATGGTGTACCTGGGAGGGATGGGGTCGCTGAGCGGCTCGGTGATGTCGGCCATCCTCTTCACCCTGCTCCTGGAGGCGCTGCGGCCGCTCCAGATCATCAAGTGGGTCGTGATCCCCCTGGTCCTGATCATCCTCATGCAGTTCCGGCCCGAGGGCATCCTCGGCAACCGGGAGTTCTCCGACGTCTTCCCGCGCCTGCGGCGACTCTATAGTTTCAAGTGA